The Bifidobacterium bifidum ATCC 29521 = JCM 1255 = DSM 20456 region CCAGGAGTAGTTCACGCGCCCGATCTCCTTGAGCCAAGCGTGCTCGGGGCCGACGGAAGCGTAATCGAGACCGGCCGAAATCGAATACGTGTCGAGAGTCTGTCCTTCATCGGTCTCCAACAGGTAGCTCTTGGCATCCTGGAACATGCCGAGCTGTCCGGTGCCCGGTGCGAAACGGATCGCATGATGGCCCGAGGCCGGCCCGTTGCCGCCCGCCTCATAGCCGTACAGGTTCACGCGCTCGTCGTCGAGGAACGCGTTCATCACGCCGATGGCGTTGGATCCGCCACCGACGCACGCGCACACCGCGTCCGGGTGGTCGATGCCGTACCAGTCCTGAAGTTGCTGCTTGGCCTCCTCGCCGATGATCTTCTGGAAGTCGCGAACCATGGCCGGGAACGGGTGCGGTCCGGCGACCGTGCCGAGCAGGTAGTGCGTATCGGCGACGTTGGTCACCCAATCGCGCAGCGCCTCGTTGATTGCATCCTTGAGAATCTTGTCGCCCAGTGTCACTTCGACGACCTCGGCGCCCAGCATACGCATGCGGGCCACGTTGAGGGCCTGACGTCGGGCGTCGATCTGCCCCATGTACACGCGGCACTTGAGCCCTAGCATCGCGCACACGGTGGCGGTGGCCACGCCGTGCTGTCCGGCACCGGTCTCGGCGATCACGCGGGTCTTGCCCATGCGCTTGACGAGCAACGCCTGGCCGAGCGCGTTGTTGATCTTGTGCGCGCCGGTGTGGTTGAGGTCCTCGCGCTTCAAGAAGATGCGGGCGTCGAGTCCGGTCCTGTCCTTGACCAGCGCGGCGAATCGCGGGGCTTCCGTCAGCGGGCTCGGACGGCCGACGTACCGATGCTGCAACGTCATGAATTCCTTACGGAACTCGGGGTCGGCCTTGGCCTGATCATAGACGCGCTCCAGCTCGTCCAGAGCGGTGATCAGTGCCTCCGGCACGTATCGCCCGCCGAACTGTCCCCAATATGGTCCCTGATGCTCGCTCAACGGGGTCGATTCGGATGCTTTCACTCTCTGACCTGCCTTTACTAGTCGTTGTACGGCGGCCACATGGTCGTCGGCGGTAGCCACGCCTTCGCCCACCAGCACGGCATCCGCGCCGGCGCGACCGTAATCCTCGACCTCGACCGAACCGAACACGCCCGACTCTGCGACGCGGATCACGTCATCGGGCAGTCCTTCGGCGAGTTCGGCGTATTTGTTCACGTCAACCTTCAGGTTCTTGAGATTGCGCGCGTTGATGCCGATGATCCGGGCGCCGGCCGCGACCGCGCGGCGGATCTCCTCGGTGGTGTGCGTTTCGACGAGCACAGCCATGCCGAGCTCGTGGGCGAGTTCAAGCAGGTGCGCGAGCTTGTCGTCATCCAGCGCGGCGACGATGAGCAGCACTAGGTCGGCGCCGTGGGCACGCGCCTCGTAGATCTGGTAGTCGGTGACGATGAAGTCCTTGCGCAGCAGCGGAATGTGAACCGCCGAGCGGACCTTGTCGAAATCGTCCAGCGAGCCGAGGAACCGCCGGCCTTCGGTGAGCACGGAAATCGCGCTCGCACCGCCGCGCTCGTATTCGCGGGCCAGGGCCGCCGGGTCGGGGATATCGCTCAAATGCCCCTTGGATGGGGAGGCGCGCTTGATTTCGGCGATCACGGGGATGCCGTCCGGACGCTTGAGCCATCGCGTCGCGTCGATAGGCGCCGGCGCGGCCAGAGCGGCCCGCCTCACATCCTCAAGAGACACGACACATTCGCGGGAACGCTGGTCTTCCAACGCCCCGGCAACCAATTCGTCCAAAACCGACATAATGCTCCCTTATAGATCGTTCGGTCAGTCGCCACTGTAATTCATGGCAGACGACAACCGCGCGTTCCGTCCTACATTCTGGGCGTGGCCGCGGGCCGGAGCGGGCCGGGATCGCGGCCCGGCAACGAAGGCGGCCGCCGCGGAGGAATCCGCGACGGCCGCGCATGCACGCTCATCCGTGCAGGGAGAGACCCCGCGTCACTTGCGGCGCTTCTTCTCCCTGATGTTGACGGAGATCTGGATCGGGGTGCCTTCGAAGCCGAACTCCTCGCGCAGGGAGCGCTCAAGGAACCGGCGGTAGCCGTGCTCCAGGAATCCGGTGGCGAAGATCACGAAGCGCGGCGGACGCGTGGACGCCTGCGTGGCGAACAGGATACGTGGCTGCTTGCCTCCGCGCAGCGGATGCGGGTGCGCGGCCTGGATCTGGCCGAGGAAGGCGTTGAGACGCCCGGTGGGAATGCGCTTGTCCCAGGATTCCAGCGCGTTGCGCATCGCGTCGGCGAGGCGGTTCGTGTGCCATCCGGTCTTCGCGGACAGGTTGACGCGCTGCGCCCACGTCACGCGGTTGAACTCGGTCTTCCACAGGCGCTCCAGCCGCTGCCGGCCGAAATCGTCCATCAGGTCCCACTTGTTGAACACCAGCACCACCGCGCGACCGGCGTCGACCGCCTGGCTCATCACCTTCAGATCCTGGTCGGAGATGGGCTGGGACGAGTCGAACAAGACCAGCGCGAGCTCGGAGCGCTCGATTGCGGCCTGCGTGCGCAGGGACGAGTAGTAGTCGGCGCCGGACACCTTGTGCAGTCGACGCTTGATGCCGGCGGTGTCGATGAACAGCCAGTCCTCGCCGTCGATGTCGATGGTCTCGTCGACCGGGTCGCGGGTCGTGCCGGCGAGGTCGTTGACCACGGCACGCTGTTCGCCGGCGAGCTGGTTGAGCAGCGACGACTTGCCCACGTTCGGGCGGCCGACGAGCGCGACACGCCGCAGATGCGTCGGCGTGAGGAAGCCCGAGGTCTTGTCCGCCTTGCGCAGCGAATCCAGCGCGGCGTCAAGCAGGTCGCCGACTCCCCTGCCGTGCATGGCCGAGATCCCGTAAGGCTCGCCCATGCCAAGCTTCCAGAACTCGGCGGTCAGGTATTCGCTGGCCCCGTCGTCGACCTTGTTCACCGCGAGCGTGACCGGCTTGCCGCTGGCCCGCAGCATCTTGACGATGCGCTCGTCGGTGTCCGTCAGCCCCACGTGGCCGTCCACGACGAGGATGACCGCGTCAGACAGCTGCACGGCGATCTGCGCCTGCGAGGCGATGGCGGATTCGATGCCTTCGACGTCGGCCTCCCAGCCGCCGGTGTCGACGAGCTTGAATTCGGTGCCGGACCATTCCGCATCGTAGCTGACACGGTCCCGGGTCACTCCGGGCGTGTCTTCGACGACCGCGGCGCGACGGCCGAGGATGCGGTTGACGAGCGTCGACTTGCCCACGTTCGGGCGGCCGACCACGGCGAGCACTCCGACGGCCTTGGGAGCCGGCGACTCGTCTTCGATCCCGTACCGGGAACCGGCGATGATCTGCTCGTCGCCCTCATCCAGTTCGTAATCGCTCAGATTGGCGGCATACTGCTCGTACTCCTGCACTTCGACCGCGTCCGCGACCAGCGTGATCAGCACATCCATCGTCTGCTGGAAATCCATATCGGAGTTGTCGACGGTGGTCACGCCGTCCGCCGCGGTCAGGAAGCTGGTGACCTTGGAATCGGCGCGGTCGCGGGCGGCCACGTCCTCGCCCCCCACGCCGGCGCCGGCGACGGCCTGCCCCGTGCGGCGCGCCTGACGCACCTCTTCCCGGGCGGTCAGCAGCACACGCACCTCGGCATCGGGAGCCACGACCGTGGTGATGTCACGGCCCTCCGCGACGATGCCGCGGCCCAGCGAGAAGGAGTCGGCCGCGGACTCGCGCGCAATGTAGGCGCGCTGCGCGGCGATGAGCACGTGGCGCACCGGGATGACGTTCGACACCTTCGACACGTGCGAGGAGACCTCGGAGGAGCGGATGGCCTCACTGATGTCCTCGCCGTCGGCGGTGATGCTCGGATGGTCCGGGTCGACGCCGATGTCGAAGTGGTCGCCGGTGAAGAATTCGGCGACTGCTTCGGTGATCTGCTGCTCATCCACCTGATCGCCGTCGAGGTCGATGCCCTGATGCAGGCACCACCAGGCGCATGCGCGGTACATGGCGCCGGTATCGAGGTAGGCGAAGCCGAAATGGCGGGCCAGCGCCTTCGAAGTGGAGGACTTTCCGACGCCCGCAGGGCCGTCGATGGCGACTCGTATCACAGCCCGACCTCCTTCTGCAGGGAACGGACCTCGACCTGGGACAGCACACGATAGGTGCCGGACTTGAGGTCACCGAGCTTGATCGGCCCGATCTGGGTGCGCACCAGACGGCGAACCGGGTATCCGATGGCGCCGAAGATGCGGCGGACGATACGGTTCTTGCCGGAGTGGAGCACCACCTTGACGATGGTCTGGTCGCGGTTGGCGTCGATGATGGCGCAATGGTCCAGCTTGACCAGGCCGTCATCCAGCTGGACGCCCTGGGTCACCAGGCGCCGGCAGACGTTGCCGCCGATCTTGCCATCAATCGTGGCGATGTAGGTCTTCTCCACCTCGTACTTCGGGTGCATGACGTGCTGGCTCAGCTCGCCGTCGTTGGTCATGAGGATCAGGCCCTCGGAATCGTAGTCGAGGCGGCCCATGTGGAACACGCGCTCGTACTTGTCCCCGATGATGTCGGCCAGCGTGTAGCGGCCTTTCGGGTCGTCCATGGCGCTGAGCACCTTCTTGGGCTTGTTGAGCGCCAACGTGACATGGTTCGGGTTGAGGTGGACGCGCGAGCCGTCCACACGGATGTGCTGCTTCTTCGGATCGACGCGGGTGCCGAGTTCGGTCACCAGCTCCCCGTCGACCTCGACACGCCCATCGGTGATCATCTGCTCGCACTTGCGGCGTGATCCGAAGCCCGCTTGCGCGAGGATCTTCTGCAGGCGGATTCCTTCGTTGTTGTTGTCGTCATGCGCTTTGAGTGCGCGCGAATATGCGTTTGGCATCGTTCTCCCAACGTGGCCGGACATTGACAATGAATCTGCGCTCCCGGACAAACTCACAGGGAAAACACAGCCAATACATTGTATCGTATCGTCCCCCCGTTGGTAAACTTGCAACGTTCGGCGGGTCGCAAAGCCCGCAACATCAGAAAAAGGACACTACAACATCATGACTGAAGAACAGAACACCGAGCCAAGCGCTTATCCGATCGGGGCGCGCGTGTGCGCGGAGCTTGCAGGCAGCTTCCTCGTCTGCTTCGCCATCTATATGATCTGCACGTTCGGCACTTCGATCTACGGGCTTGACCTGGCGTACATCGTCGTGGGCACCGCGTTGGCGTACGCGGTCGTCACCGCGATGCTCGGGCGTGTCTCCGGAGGCCAGTTCAATCCCGCCATCACCGTGGCGGCGATACTCACCGGCAAGACCAAGGTAGTCGCCGGCATCCTGTACGTCATCGTGCAGGTGGTCGGAGCGATCGCGGCGGCCGGCGCGGTCAGGTGGATCCTGCCGACCTCGCAGACCGTCACCATGAAGACGTGGCTGACGCCCGCCGTCAACGGTTATGGCACCGGTTCCGTATCGAGCGCCACCACCAGCAGCGCATCGGTGAGCTTCGGCATCTCCATGGCCATCGTCGTCGAGGTGATCGCCGCGATCATCATCATCGCGGTCGCGATGCGTCACACCGATGCGAACGGCAAGCCGAATGCGACGTACGCTCCGGTGATCGGCGCCGCATACGGCCTCGGCGTGGCCATGACCTATACGGTCACCGGTGCCGCGCTGAACCCGGCCCGCGCCACCGGCATCGCGCTGTTCGGGCAGAATCAGGGTCTTTCAACGCAGCCGCTGCAGCAGTTGTGGATCTTCTGGCTGGCGCCGGTCCTGGCCGCGGCGATCGTGGCGCTGGTCATGATCATCGCTGATATGGCATCGAAACGCAAGCCGAAGACGCCTGCGGATGCGCCCATCGACGAGGCGACGGACGCTGAGGCGGATGCACATGACATCGCCGTGGACGCGGCGGTCAATGCGGCGCCCCAGGTTCCGTCAACGAATCCAGAACAGTGACGGTGCGAAATACAACAGAAGCAGTCCCAGCCCCAAACCGATGCCGATAATGGCGTCGAACAGGACTGACCGGACTTTCCAAGGGCTCTTCTCGCGCATGATGATGCGCAGCAGGGCCGTGACGATGGCCGTGACGGCGATGATCACCGTCGCGGCCATCGTATATCCGAGGAAGGCGACGACCAGGGCGACGATGACGACGCCGAGCACGCACCACTCGAATGCCGGCTTGCCCTCGTGGACTTCGGACACGTATGGATGATGCTGATTCATGGAGCTTCCTCGGGGATTGGTTATCGTGATGGATCGGCCGCGAACCCTTGACGGTCGGCGGCCGATCCGTGAATCGGTGACCGGGCGGCGGATCAGTGGAAGAAGTGACGGGTGCCGGTCAGGTACATCGTCACACCGGCCTTCTTGGCCGCCTCGATGACCTCCTCGTCACGGATGGATCCGCCGGGCTGCACGATGGCCTTTACACCGGCGTTCATCAGCGTCTCGGCGCCATCTGCGAACGGGAAGAACGCGTCGGACGCGGCGACCGAACCGGTGGCGCGATCGGCGCCGTCGGCCAGCGTGTTGGCACGATCGACGGCCAGATGGCAGGAGTCCACGCGGTTGACCTGGCCCATACCGATGCCGACCGTGGCCTGGTCGTGCGCGAGCAGGATGGCGTTGGACTTGACGCAGCGGATGGCGCGCCAGGCGAACACGAGGTCCTTGAGCGTGGCCTCATCGGCGGGTTCGCCGGCCACGAGCTTCCATGCGTCCGGATCGTCGCCGGTGGCATTGATGAGGTCCATGTCCTGCACGAGCAGGCCGCCGTCGATCTGGCGGAACTGCGTGTGGCCCTTCGGCGGCTCGGACACCTTGAGGATGCGCAGGTTCTTCTTCTTGGTCTTGAGCAGTTCAAGCGCCGCGTCCTCGTAGGCGGGGGCGACGATGACCTCGGTGAAGATCGGGCGAACGCTTTCGGCCATCTCCAACGTGACGGTGGTGTTGCAGGCGATGACGCCGCCGTAGGCGCTCACCGGATCGCAGGCGTGGGCCTTCTTGTGAGCCTCGGCCGCGGTGGCTCCGATGGCGAGGCCGCACGGGTTGTTGTGCTTGACCACGGCCACGGCGATGGCGGGTGCCATATCCCACACGGCGCGCCATGCGGCGTCGGCGTCCACGTAGTTGTTGTAGCTCATCGGCTTGCCGCCGAGCTGTTCGGCGTGCGCGAAGCCGTCGCGGTCGAGCGGGTCGAGGTAGAGGGCGGCCTGCTGGTGGGAGTTCTCGCCGTAGCGCAGCGTGTGCGCGCGGTCCCAGGTGCGGGTGAACGCGGCCGGGAACTTCGCCTCGTTGACCGGGTTCTCGCCTTCGGCCGGGTCGGCGGATTCGACGGTGGCGGGCTTGGGCCAGTGCTTGGCGGTCCACTCGTTGATGGTAGCGTCATAGGCGGCGGTGTGGGCGAACGCCTTGCCGGCCAGCCAGCGGCGCTCCTCCAGACTGAAGCCTTCACCATTGGCCACACGGGCCGCGACGAGCGCATAGTCGGCCGGGTCGGTGACGATGGCGACGGTGGCGCTGTTCTTCGCCGCGCCACGCACCATGGACGGGCCGCCGATGTCGATCTTCTCGATGACCGCGGCCTCGTCGGCGCCGGAACGAACCGTATCGGCGAACGGGTACAAGTTGACGACGACCAGGTCGAAGGGCTTGATGCCGAACTTCTCAAGCTGGGCAGCGTGATCGGGGTTGGTCATGTCGGCGAGGATGCCGGCGTGGATGTGCGGGTCGAGCGTCTTGACACGGCCGTCGAGGCACTCCGGGAATCCGGTGACCTCGCTCACCTCAGTGACGGCGACGCCGAGTTCGGCGAGGCGCTTGGCGGTCGAGCCGGTGGACACCACTTCGGTGCCGGCCTTGATGAAGGCCTCAGCCAGTACTTCGATGCCTTCCTTATGGAAGACGGACACCAGAGCCCGTCGTATCGGTCGATTCGTGTTGGTCATCGTGCTCCTTCTTGGTTGTTGATTGTATGGACTTGCGGGAAACGATGGTACGCGGGTGCGTTGTTGCGGCTCGTTGTGCCCCCGTTCTTCGTGCAATCCAGCGTATCCCGAAAACAATGGCGACGCCAATCAGCGCCAGCACCCAGGCCATGCACAGTCCCATGGCGCTCGGACGTCCGACGGCCTGCGCGGACTGCATCACGTCGACGCCGACGTATTTGAGCCTGGCCTTTCCCAGCGACCCGTTCGACACCCCGAACATGACCGACGACAGCAGAGATATGACCACGCTCGACAGGCAGAACCCGCCCGCCGGGTAGGCGAGTTCGAGAATCAGGTCCTTGCGGTCGAGGGGATCGGACGCGCTGCCGACGATGATGCGGAAACCGGATTTCATCGCCATGGATGCCAGCCCGGCGACGAATCCGACGACCAGCGGAATCAGCACGACGGCGAACCGTATGCCTTCATCGCCGACTGCCTGCGGAAGCAGGCCGAAAACAGGAAGAGGCGGAAGCGAACGCCCCTGCCCGATCCAAAGGGTGAATGTCGCAAGCTCTCCGATGTGGAATCCGGCACCGAACAGCCACGAGACCGCCCATATGCACAGGTTGGGCAGCCATGCAAGCGATGCGATCGTCGTCAGTATGCGCGAGCCGGTCCCCATGCCGATGTCGGCGAACAGCGAGTCCATGGCCGAACGGTTCAGCACGCCCCACACGATGACGGTGATCAGTCCCATGACCAGGTACACGCCCATCATGATGACACCCACCATCAGGCCGGTCCTGATCGTGCGGCGCACGCCGTCGGACACATGATGACGGATAAGTTCACGCAGCTGCCCAGAGAACGGGCCCTTCGACAGCGCGGCGCCGGCGAATCCAAGCGAGAACACCACGGCCGATTTGACGCATACCAGAGCCGGCCAGTTAAGCAATCCGACGGGAAGTGACTGCGTGCCCATGACGTTGATGAAAATCCAGACCACCACGCCGCTGACGTATGCGCGGATATCCGTGCATATCTTCCGGCTGAACGACCAGACCAGACCTATCAGCAGCACGGTGAGCAGCAACGGCATGATGGACAGGGAAAGCGAGTCGGTCTCGAATCCGATGCCCTGGCTGAGCAGGACCACGATGCGGGTCATGTCCAACGTCGAGGACGACAGGTTTTCCCCACCTTCCTCCATCGAGATGACCAGCAGCATGAGCGCAAGAAAGCAGCCCAGGGCGATGGCGTACAACGCCATCGAGCCGATGGCGATGATCGGCCTCCTGAGCCAGGCCTGGATACGCTTCCTCATACCAGCGAGCGTTCGGCGAGCACCTTGCGCATGAGGTCCGCGGTCTGACCGGGAGTGCGTCCGACGGGAATACCGGCGGCTTCCAGCGCGATTTTCTTGTCCTGCGCGGTTCCCTTGCCTCCGGAGACGATGGCGCCGGCATGGCCCATCTGCTTGCCTTCCGGCGCGGTGAATCCGGCGATGTATGCGACGACGGGCTTGGTCATGTGCTCTGCGGCCCATGCCGCGGCGTCCTGCTCCGCGCTGCCTCCGATTTCGCCGATCATGACCACTGCCTTCGTGTCGGCATCCTGCTCGAATTCCTGCAAGGCCTCCAGCAGCGTGGTGCCGACGAGGGGGTCGCCGCCGACGCCCAGGCAGGCGGTGAAGCCGATGTCGCTCAGCTCGCCCATCAGCTGGTAGGTCAGTGTGCCGGACTTGGAGACCAGTCCGATGGGGCCACGGCCCACGATGCCATCGGGGATGATGCCGAGGTTGACGCCATGCTCGTTCTCCTGCGACGGCAGGGTGAGCAGGCCGGGGCAGTTCGGTCCGATGATGCGCACGCCACGCTGAAGGGCGAGTTCGACGAAGTAGGCGCTGTCCGCAACGGGAATGCCTTCGGTGATGACCACGATGAGCCCGATTCCGGCTTCGACGGCCTCGACCACGGCGCCTTTGGCGAACCGTGGCGGCACGAAGACCACACTGGCCTGGGCGCCCGTCGCCTCCTTGGCTTCGGCGCACGTGGCGTACACCGGAACGGAGACGTCCCTGCCCTCACGCGCGGCCTCGAACGTCACTTGGCTGCCCGCCTTGCGCGGGTTGACGCCGCCGACGATGTTCGTACCGGCACGGAGCATGCGGGCGGTGTGTGTCATGCCCTGATGCCCGGTCATGCCTTGGACGATGACGGGAGCACCCTCCTGGATGAATGCGGTCATTGCTTGGCCTCCTTCGATGCCTTGGCGTTCGCCGCCAGACGGGCGGCCTCGGCTGCGGCCTGCTCCATGGTGCCTTCCACATGCAGGTTGGGGTTGTTCGCCGCGGCGAGGATTTGCAGGCCCTCGGCTGCGGCATTGCCATCGAAGCGGACCACGAGCGGCTTCGATGTGTGCAGCTCCTCGAACGCCTGCAGGATGCCCTTGGCGACCTGCTCGCATGAGGTGATGCCGCCGTAGACGTTGATGAACACGGATTCCACCTGCGGGTCGGACAGCACGATGGACAGGCTGTCACTCATCACCGCGGCGGACGCGCCACCTCCGATGTCGAGGAAGTTCGCAGGCGTGACATTCGTGCCCTGCTCCTTGCCGGCGTCCCAGACGGCGTCGAGCGAGCTCATGACCAATCCGGCGCCGTTGCCGATCACGCCGACCTGACCGTCGAGGTGCACGTAGTGCAGCCCGTGTTCGGCTGCCGCCGCCTCGAACGGATCGGCCTGCATCGGATCGTCGAAGCGGGCCCACCCGTCGTGCCGGAACGCCGCATTGCCGTCCAACGATATCTTGGCGTCGAGGGCGCACAGTGATTTGGACGCCTCATCGTCGGGATCGCCGATCTTGGCGAGCGGGTTGATCTCCACCAGCGTCGCGTCGTTGTCCTTGAAGCACTGCCACATGCGCAGCAGGATGTTGGCGGCCTGATCCAGGTCGGCGTGGTAGAAGCCGATCTGGCCAGCCATGCGCTTGGCGGCCTCCATGTCGAAATCGCCGAGGGCGTTGATGTGCAGACGCTTGACCGATTCCGGATGTTCCTTGGCGATCTCCTCGACTTCGGTGCCGCCGTTCGCGGTGGCGAGGACATCGAAGTCCCGCGATGTGCGGTCCACGGATATCGACACGTAGTACTCGTGCAGGATGTTCTTCGCCTCGGCGACGAGCACACCGTTGACCTTATGGCCGTGGATGGTCATCGGGAGGATGGATTCGGACAGCAGTATCGCTTCGTCCCGGTTGTGGGCGATCTTGATGCCGCCCGCCTGGCCACGATGGCCGATCTTGACCTGGGCCTTGATCACGCACGGGTATCCGATGGCATCGGCCGCTTCGGCGACCTCGTGGGAGTTCTGGGCGAAAACGGCCCGCGGCGTGGGAATATGCTGTTCCTCCAGCAATTCTCGTGCCTGGTATTCATAAAGATCCATGTTCGACGCCTCACGTTCCTATGATGTGTTCTTCGAATGATGATTGGTGCCGTGCGGCGCGTCCCGACGCACGGCACCGCCGGGTCACGCCGGCATCGACACCAGTGTGCTGCTGGGTTTGTCGCCCAGTTTGTCCAGTCCGTCGAGTCCTCGCAGCCCCATGACGAAACTGAATCCGACGACCGTGCCCCCGGCCGCCTCGACCAGATCCATGGCTGCCTTCGCCGTGCCGCCGGTCGCGATGAGATCGTCGACGATCAGCACCCGATCGCCCGGACGGATGGCCGACGTCTCGATCTCCACTTTTTCGGTGCCGTATTCGAGATCGTATTCCTCGGCGATGGTCTCCGGCGGCAGCTTGCCCGCCTTGCGGATCGCGATGAACCCCTTGCCGAGCATGGCCGCGAGGGCGGGGCCGAACAGGAACCCTCTGGCCTCCCGCCCTGCCACCGCGTCGAACGAGTCTTCGGTGACGGGAAGGCTGGCCTGGAGCGCCTTCATGAGAATGCGCAGCCCCTTGCCATCCGCCAGCACCGGCATGAAATCACGGAATTTGATGCCCTCTTTGGGGAATCCCGGTATGGTGCGAATCTTCGAGACGAGGTATGCCGCGTCACCGGCACCGACATCGGCCAGTCTCTCAATGGTGATGTCAGACTGCGTCATGGTCTCGCGCTCCCCCGTCACTTCTCGGCGTCTGCGGTCTGCGCGGAATCGTCGGACTGCGTTGCGTTCTCGGCGGATTCCAGCGCCTTGTCCACCGGTACCTGGGCCTGGTCGTCGGCTTCGTCGGTCTGCTCGGCGTCCTCCACTTCGTCGTCATGGATGAAGGCGGGACGCGTGTACTCCTTGTTGATGGCGCGGAAGGTGAAGCGCAGTAGGGAGCCCTCGGAGTCGATGACGATCTCCTCGTATTCCTCGTCCACGGACACTACCTTGCCGATGATGCCGCCAATGGTGATTACCTCGGTTCCGGGCTCAAGGGAGGAGCGGAAGTCCTTCATCTTTTGCTGCTGCTGCTTGGCCTTGCGGGACTGCCACCACATCATGATGCCGATCAGCACGATGGAAACGATCATGATGAGATAGGATGATGAACCTTGCGGCATGATTTCTCCTTGCAGTAGGGAACGAATGCTCTATGGACGTCGGTCAACAAACAACCAATGTTAGAAGAGCTTGCTGACATCCTCTCCGTTTGTTTCACCTTGTGGCTCCAGACCCAGATGAGACCAGGCCTTGGCCGTGGCGACCCGGCCTTTGGGAGTGCGGATCAGAAATCCTTCACGGACCAGATACGGCTCGCATACGGTTTCGACGGTCTCCGATTCCTCGCCGACCATCGCGGCCAGGTTGTTCAGGCCGACGGGTCCTCCGTTGAAGTTGCGCACGATCGCGTTGAGCACGGCGATGTCCAGCCGGTCGAGGCCCTCGGAGTCTATCTGATAGAGCGCAAGCGCGGCGCGCACGTCA contains the following coding sequences:
- a CDS encoding bifunctional indole-3-glycerol phosphate synthase/tryptophan synthase subunit beta, translating into MSVLDELVAGALEDQRSRECVVSLEDVRRAALAAPAPIDATRWLKRPDGIPVIAEIKRASPSKGHLSDIPDPAALAREYERGGASAISVLTEGRRFLGSLDDFDKVRSAVHIPLLRKDFIVTDYQIYEARAHGADLVLLIVAALDDDKLAHLLELAHELGMAVLVETHTTEEIRRAVAAGARIIGINARNLKNLKVDVNKYAELAEGLPDDVIRVAESGVFGSVEVEDYGRAGADAVLVGEGVATADDHVAAVQRLVKAGQRVKASESTPLSEHQGPYWGQFGGRYVPEALITALDELERVYDQAKADPEFRKEFMTLQHRYVGRPSPLTEAPRFAALVKDRTGLDARIFLKREDLNHTGAHKINNALGQALLVKRMGKTRVIAETGAGQHGVATATVCAMLGLKCRVYMGQIDARRQALNVARMRMLGAEVVEVTLGDKILKDAINEALRDWVTNVADTHYLLGTVAGPHPFPAMVRDFQKIIGEEAKQQLQDWYGIDHPDAVCACVGGGSNAIGVMNAFLDDERVNLYGYEAGGNGPASGHHAIRFAPGTGQLGMFQDAKSYLLETDEGQTLDTYSISAGLDYASVGPEHAWLKEIGRVNYSWATDEEAMNAFRDLSQTEGIIPAIESSHAVAGAFKAAADLKAKGYDKAVMIVNISGRGDKDMATAGKWFGYLTDEQAAALDVTGAQGDTVA
- the der gene encoding bifunctional cytidylate kinase/GTPase Der; this encodes MIRVAIDGPAGVGKSSTSKALARHFGFAYLDTGAMYRACAWWCLHQGIDLDGDQVDEQQITEAVAEFFTGDHFDIGVDPDHPSITADGEDISEAIRSSEVSSHVSKVSNVIPVRHVLIAAQRAYIARESAADSFSLGRGIVAEGRDITTVVAPDAEVRVLLTAREEVRQARRTGQAVAGAGVGGEDVAARDRADSKVTSFLTAADGVTTVDNSDMDFQQTMDVLITLVADAVEVQEYEQYAANLSDYELDEGDEQIIAGSRYGIEDESPAPKAVGVLAVVGRPNVGKSTLVNRILGRRAAVVEDTPGVTRDRVSYDAEWSGTEFKLVDTGGWEADVEGIESAIASQAQIAVQLSDAVILVVDGHVGLTDTDERIVKMLRASGKPVTLAVNKVDDGASEYLTAEFWKLGMGEPYGISAMHGRGVGDLLDAALDSLRKADKTSGFLTPTHLRRVALVGRPNVGKSSLLNQLAGEQRAVVNDLAGTTRDPVDETIDIDGEDWLFIDTAGIKRRLHKVSGADYYSSLRTQAAIERSELALVLFDSSQPISDQDLKVMSQAVDAGRAVVLVFNKWDLMDDFGRQRLERLWKTEFNRVTWAQRVNLSAKTGWHTNRLADAMRNALESWDKRIPTGRLNAFLGQIQAAHPHPLRGGKQPRILFATQASTRPPRFVIFATGFLEHGYRRFLERSLREEFGFEGTPIQISVNIREKKRRK
- a CDS encoding pseudouridine synthase, with amino-acid sequence MPNAYSRALKAHDDNNNEGIRLQKILAQAGFGSRRKCEQMITDGRVEVDGELVTELGTRVDPKKQHIRVDGSRVHLNPNHVTLALNKPKKVLSAMDDPKGRYTLADIIGDKYERVFHMGRLDYDSEGLILMTNDGELSQHVMHPKYEVEKTYIATIDGKIGGNVCRRLVTQGVQLDDGLVKLDHCAIIDANRDQTIVKVVLHSGKNRIVRRIFGAIGYPVRRLVRTQIGPIKLGDLKSGTYRVLSQVEVRSLQKEVGL
- a CDS encoding aquaporin yields the protein MTEEQNTEPSAYPIGARVCAELAGSFLVCFAIYMICTFGTSIYGLDLAYIVVGTALAYAVVTAMLGRVSGGQFNPAITVAAILTGKTKVVAGILYVIVQVVGAIAAAGAVRWILPTSQTVTMKTWLTPAVNGYGTGSVSSATTSSASVSFGISMAIVVEVIAAIIIIAVAMRHTDANGKPNATYAPVIGAAYGLGVAMTYTVTGAALNPARATGIALFGQNQGLSTQPLQQLWIFWLAPVLAAAIVALVMIIADMASKRKPKTPADAPIDEATDAEADAHDIAVDAAVNAAPQVPSTNPEQ
- the purH gene encoding bifunctional phosphoribosylaminoimidazolecarboxamide formyltransferase/IMP cyclohydrolase, which produces MTNTNRPIRRALVSVFHKEGIEVLAEAFIKAGTEVVSTGSTAKRLAELGVAVTEVSEVTGFPECLDGRVKTLDPHIHAGILADMTNPDHAAQLEKFGIKPFDLVVVNLYPFADTVRSGADEAAVIEKIDIGGPSMVRGAAKNSATVAIVTDPADYALVAARVANGEGFSLEERRWLAGKAFAHTAAYDATINEWTAKHWPKPATVESADPAEGENPVNEAKFPAAFTRTWDRAHTLRYGENSHQQAALYLDPLDRDGFAHAEQLGGKPMSYNNYVDADAAWRAVWDMAPAIAVAVVKHNNPCGLAIGATAAEAHKKAHACDPVSAYGGVIACNTTVTLEMAESVRPIFTEVIVAPAYEDAALELLKTKKKNLRILKVSEPPKGHTQFRQIDGGLLVQDMDLINATGDDPDAWKLVAGEPADEATLKDLVFAWRAIRCVKSNAILLAHDQATVGIGMGQVNRVDSCHLAVDRANTLADGADRATGSVAASDAFFPFADGAETLMNAGVKAIVQPGGSIRDEEVIEAAKKAGVTMYLTGTRHFFH